A segment of the Leptolyngbya sp. NIES-3755 genome:
GTCCCCCGAATGTACAAACTGATTTGGTGATGATTAGTAGCCAGATTTTGGATGAAGGGGCGGTTGATGTCGTGCCAGGAAATCCGAAACTGCTGGTAGAAGCGGGTGCGTACAATGTGGGCGGCTTGAAAATTCAGGGCGTGGCGACGGATCACGATCGCATTGGTGGCAGACGGTTTGGACGGAATATTGCTTGGCGCTGGAATCAGGGTGGATTGAATCTATTGCATTTGGGTGGAACTGCTGCGCCGATTACGTTGGAGCAAAAGATTTTGATTGGATCGCCTGATGTGGTGTTTATTCCAGTGGGTGGAAGTGCGAAGGCTTATAATCCCCAGGAAGCTCGACAAGCACTGCAAGTTTTGAATGCGAAGATGATTGTGCCGATGTATTTCCGCACCAGTGCAGCGAAAGGGGAATGTGAGCTTGGCGGATTGGATGCGTTTCTCAGTTTGATGAGTGGGACACCTGTGCGGAGAGGAGGAAATACACTTTCGATGAGTCGATCGGATTTGCCGAAAGAGGGATCGGTGATTCAGGTGATGACGTACAGTTAGCGAAAATGTGCGATCGGGTTGCTTCGTTTATAGACTTGGGTAGCCCCCTAAATTCCCCATTCTGGGGGACTTTGAGGAAAATGGACTCATTCAGTTTCGAGAACAAGTTCATGAGGTTGTCTCTCTAAAGCGTTTTGTTTGGAGACATTTAGTGAAATATATTTCCGCTTCACCTGTTCAAAGTCCCCCAGAATGGGGGATTTAGGGGGCACAAATCGCTCAAAACGAAGCGAGTATCCTCCTTGCAATCTTTTTGCCAGAAGTTGCACCAATGCACATTTTAGAAACTATTATCCAAGCAATTTCAGACGGCAAAAGATTAGAAATTGAATTAATCTTTCAAGGCTTCTTCGTCCTATTTTTCATCGGACTCATTCCTGCATTTTTAATCTTTCGATTTCGCAATTTGTTCGATCGATTCCTTCACCCCATTCTGTTATTCCTTGCCAGTCTCATTCTGCTCAATTACATTGGTTTGGTTCTTCTCTATCCGACATGGGCAGATTACGCCGATCCCGCTGAAGCAAATGTCGCGATCGTCTCTTGGCTTTTCCACCGGGGTCAGCCTCTCTATCCCGATTTAGATGCTCCTGAACGCTACATTAACAACTACGGTGCATTCTCTTACATCGTTCAAAGCCTATTTCTCAGCTTGCTCAGTCCCAGTATTTTCTCTTCAAAAGTCGCAGGCTGTTTGGCGGGACTGTCTAGTTTAGGCTT
Coding sequences within it:
- a CDS encoding hypothetical protein (hypothetical protein Npun_F1348;~similar to AA sequence:cyanobase_aa:LBDG_25080), whose protein sequence is MKRRQFIQYATAGLASSVVAGQAQAQSGVLSVRYLGHMCFLFTGSGQRVLVNPFRSQGCTAGYRPPNVQTDLVMISSQILDEGAVDVVPGNPKLLVEAGAYNVGGLKIQGVATDHDRIGGRRFGRNIAWRWNQGGLNLLHLGGTAAPITLEQKILIGSPDVVFIPVGGSAKAYNPQEARQALQVLNAKMIVPMYFRTSAAKGECELGGLDAFLSLMSGTPVRRGGNTLSMSRSDLPKEGSVIQVMTYS